The window GACTTAAGGGATTTGATAATTTGATACAGAAATGTTGAAGACATTAGCTTAAAATTTTATGAatgagtgctttttttttttttaaagaaattctaAGCCATATCTTTCTTTTAACAGGATCCCCCATGTCGAATGGTCCGACTACAACCACATTTACTGAGAAGGCGGCTGCAAGCCCAAAAGCTAATGGTGGCAGCCAACCATCATCATCTGGCTATACTCAGAGTAAAGTCTGCAGCTCTAGTGTTTATCACAAACAGCTAGCAGCTTTAAACTGTTCTGTGCGTGACTGGATAGTTAAGCATGTAAACACAAACCCTCTATGTGATCTGACACCTATCTTTAGAGACTATGAGAAGTATTTAGCAACTATTGAACAGCAACATGGAAACAGTAGTGATAGTGGCTCTGAAAACGAAAGCAACAAGACACCTGGCACACAGTCTGCTTCCACATTTGGGAATTCAAAGCTACAGCAAGGATCAACTTTTCTATTTAACAACAAAACTGAGGATGCCTCTgacaaaaaaacagaagccGCATCAGAAAAAAGAGACCCATCAATAGGAGCTACGTCAACTGTCTCATTTAATATTGGCAAGAGTGGTCACAGTTCAGGTTTGAGTTCCTTCGGTTCAGGAACGCGTAGtagtttctcattttctcctggaAATCCAGGTTTGTTTGGAAAAGATGCAAACCAGGCAAAGTCTGCCACTGCGGTATCCACCAATGCGTTGGAAGCTCAGACAGAAAGTGGGAATAATGACGATAAAGGTAAATTGCATGggtaaaaatctttttcatgGTAAACTGTGAATGAATGTGACTTAAGAATACTGCAGAGATGAATTAATACTAAGTTGAATGAGGTCATACTTTCTGTATGTGGAAGATGCAGAATGATGCTACCAATGTGGAATTCTCAGTGTTGCACACTGCTTCAGTAACACTGAAAATGTATGATTATCAAAACCTATGCATGTCTGTCAGACTTGTTTTCAGCTTAAGAatttattacagaaaacaagACTGAAACCAGTGAAATTTAAAGCAACTGGTATGTTCATCTTTAAGCCTGCAGCACACCTTAATCCTATTGCTTTTCCCTGTAGGTTTATTAAAAGATTCCTCAATAAGATACGTAAGATATGGAACACTTTCATGCATCTTATTTGCAAGACTGTAGGAGACAAAGTTGCATGCTACTGGAAGGTTATTAGCTAAGTTGAATAGTGTAAGCTGATAGAAATGCTGTAGCAGCTGAAAGAGCTGTTATGGCATAATCCTGCCTTTCTCTTATCTGTCATACCTGCAGCTGAGTACCCTTCCCCCAAATTAAACTTGGCTTCATGTACTTACTATTACTGAAAGTTACCCTTTGAAATGTTAGAACGGTTTTTCCCCTGAGAAAAGGTTGTAACTTCAATTTGACTCATTAAGCtctatttgctttgttttaatgtttttttgatTGGTTGGTGGGAGTTTGATATTTTcatctaattgaaattgaagATGAGCATAAAGTTGCTTcgctggacaaaaaaaaaagactgtctATAAGTGAAACTGTGTAAGAGCCCACAGTGATTTAAACATATTTTGGCAATCACTGACAGGCTGTGCATGCTTATATAGCGTCTATAGTATGCATAAACTAATTCTAACACAGGCCTACCATTAACATGTGGGATGTATTGGAACTTTATTTAAaggtggagaggaggaggaagaagagccaCCAAAAGTCATtgttaatgaaataaaagaggaCGATGCTTTCTACTCAAAGAAGTAAGTGTCTTTACCTTAGAATAATCAATCATAACTTTGAGAATAAAATACATACCTACATTTTGCAATTAACCACAGCAGTATAAAAATTAATGATGTATATGTTGACTTTCTAGCTTATCAGCTATGTAGAACATGAAGTTCTGCCTGTAGAAACATAATTACAAAGATGTAGGATCTTACTAATATTTTCATGTCTTGAACACAGCACTGATAGCTATTTGTAATAAGGGTTTttctttggagattttttttatagtgaTTGAAGAAATTCCTGCCTTTATCTGTAAGTTTGTAGGGTTTTTTATTACTGCTTGTTGAATAGTGCTTTATAGTAATTACAGTTGTTATTACTTAATTAGTCTGTATAGATCCTGAATACAAGTCactatatatgtgtgtgtatatacctttttttgtcctgaaagtaatgcttgtTATTTCAGTACTGA of the Gallus gallus isolate bGalGal1 chromosome 1, bGalGal1.mat.broiler.GRCg7b, whole genome shotgun sequence genome contains:
- the NUP50 gene encoding nuclear pore complex protein Nup50, with protein sequence MAKRIAEKELTDRNWDQEDEAEEVGTFSVASEEVLKNRAIKKAKRQNVASEPESRGAFKGFKGFVLPSGKEGGGFSGFGNGAGIKPLEGLSNGNSSIFSTPFSGLKTTSETKSAFGSPMSNGPTTTTFTEKAAASPKANGGSQPSSSGYTQSKVCSSSVYHKQLAALNCSVRDWIVKHVNTNPLCDLTPIFRDYEKYLATIEQQHGNSSDSGSENESNKTPGTQSASTFGNSKLQQGSTFLFNNKTEDASDKKTEAASEKRDPSIGATSTVSFNIGKSGHSSGLSSFGSGTRSSFSFSPGNPGLFGKDANQAKSATAVSTNALEAQTESGNNDDKGGEEEEEEPPKVIVNEIKEDDAFYSKKCKLFYKKDNEFKEKGVGTLHLKPAGNEKTQLLVRADTNLGNILLNVLIPPKMPCTRTGKNNVLIVCVPNPPIDENNPTVPVTMLIRVKTSEDADELHKILLEKKEA